In Tripterygium wilfordii isolate XIE 37 chromosome 15, ASM1340144v1, whole genome shotgun sequence, one DNA window encodes the following:
- the LOC119980054 gene encoding cyclic dof factor 2-like — protein MISSTKQQTERDTRRERERQRAEMTEPKDPAIKLFGKTIPLPEIPPFAVDEAINRDNQDRSSCSNSSTEKDKNIDGEEGDFSDKDAIEEKPSDTQPEDEASSVASDEPRNPDTTSGTNERPKTSPAENESATSKTSKREEEQSETSTSQEKPTLKKPDTILPCPRCKSMDTKFCYYNNYNVNQPRHFCKNCQRYWTAGGTMRNMPVGAGRRKNKNSVSHFRQIAVSEALQNARTDVTNGAHLSLKSNGTVLAFGSDTPLCESMDSVLKIADKSMQHCVQNGFHKPNELSIPISYGGRENGDSFSNGSSVIDSNSKNEAGHTRSQEQALQNCQAFPLQIPCFPGAPWPYPWNSAQWSPPMPPPAFCPPGFPMPFYPATPYWGCMVPGPWSFPWLHQPSSPKQTVSNSGPNSPTLGKHLRDENTFKASNSSEEETSKDNNSERCLWVPKTLRIDDPGEAAKSSIWMTLGIKNDKADLLGGGGLFKSFQSKGDEKSDTTESSPILHANPAALSRSQNFRETS, from the exons ATGATTTCATCTACAAAACAACAGACGGAGAGAGATACgcgcagagagagagagagacaacgGGCGGAAATGACGGAGCCGAAAGACCCGGCGATCAAGCTCTTCGGGAAGACGATTCCTTTGCCTGAGATCCCTCCTTTTGCTGTTGACGAAGCAATCAATCGGGACAATCAGGACCGTTCGTCTTGTTCAAATTCATCCACAGAGAAGGATAAGAACATAGATGGCGAGGAGGGAGATTTTTCTGATAAG GATGCAATTGAAGAAAAACCAAGTGACACTCAGCCGGAAGATGAAGCCTCATCTGTGGCTTCGGATGAACCCAGAAATCCAGACACAACGTCAGGGACGAATGAGAGACCTAAAACATCCCCTGCTGAGAACGAAAGTGCCACATCAAAAACTtcaaagagagaggaagaaCAAAGTGAGACAAGTACTTCGCAAGAGAAGCCGACCCTTAAGAAACCAGACACGATTCTTCCATGTCCTCGCTGTAAAAGCATGGATACCAAGTTCTGTTACTACAATAATTACAATGTCAACCAACCCAGGCATTTCTGCAAGAACTGCCAGAGATACTGGACTGCTGGTGGAACCATGAGGAATATGCCCGTCGGTGCAGGTCGCCGCAAGAACAAGAACTCAGTTTCTCACTTCCGTCAGATAGCTGTTTCCGAAGCTCTCCAGAATGCACGAACAGATGTAACAAATGGTGCTCATCTTTCACTGAAAAGTAATGGTACTGTCCTTGCTTTTGGTTCAGATACACCTTTGTGTGAATCTATGGATTCTGTCTTGAAGATTGCGGATAAATCAATGCAGCACTGCGTGCAAAATGGTTTTCATAAACCCAACGAGTTAAGTATACCAATTTCTTATGGAGGTAGAGAAAATGGAGACAGTTTTTCTAACGGTTCTTCAGTAATcgattcaaattcaaagaatgAGGCAGGTCACACTAGGTCACAAGAGCAGGCACTACAAAATTGTCAGGCATTCCCGCTGCAAATACCATGCTTTCCTGGTGCTCCATGGCCATATCCATGGAATTCAGCTCAGTGGAGTCCTCCAATGCCCCCTCCAGCTTTCTGCCCTCCAGGGTTTCCTATGCCATTCTACCCTGCAACACCTTATTGGGGTTGTATGGTACCAGGTCCTTGGAGCTTCCCATGGCTTCATCAGCCCTCTTCTCCAAAGCAAACTGTATCCAACTCTGGGCCTAACTCTCCAACTTTGGGGAAACATTTGAGGGATGAGAATACATTTAAAGCAAGCAACAGTAGTGAGGAAGAAACTTCAAAAGACAACAACTCAGAAAGATGCCTTTGGGTCCCAAAAACCTTGAGGATTGATGATCCTGGAGAAGCTGCAAAGAGCTCTATATGGATGACACTGGGGATTAAGAATGATAAGGCTGATTTACTTGGCGGAGGAGGACTGTTTAAGTCTTTCCAGTCAAAAGGCGATGAAAAGAGCGATACAACTGAATCCTCTCCCATTTTGCATGCCAACCCAGCTGCATTGTCTAGGTCACAAAACTTCCGTGAGACCTCGTAA
- the LOC119979897 gene encoding aspartic proteinase CDR1-like — MSPLYNPSITPSKLLEKAVLDSHTRVNLFKDFTHNNRKDFISEVTPNKAGSYLTKLPLGSPKVEVLASISTGSSLVWVQCKACEKCFGKEEPIYKPTRSSTYKEVSFHTSFCRALRHHEIGAQGVCDYSYLYVDGTHTSGVLSRDNFHMKSTADEELTIPMVFGCSNLIIGRYARGVQGMIGLGSGELSLIFQLKNYIQNIFSYCLPPSTAKTSGKLVPGQEAKISGNEVVSTALRLDDESTLYFVQLDGVTVENKERNTLPSPIDIVIDSGTTMTFLHSSIYDDLVKHIKDVIGINPVDSPLEEFSTCATNNNPLILTFLILHFISEVVQTSV; from the coding sequence ATGTCTCCCCTTTATAACCCTTCTATAACTCCATCAAAACTCTTAGAAAAAGCTGTTCTTGATTCTCATACTCGAGTCAATCTCTTCAAAGATTTCACGCATAACAATAGAAAAGACTTTATTTCAGAAGTAACTCCAAATAAAGCTGGTTCCTATCTCACGAAATTACCTCTTGGATCCCCAAAAGTTGAAGTCCTGGCTTCGATAAGCACAGGAAGTAGTCTTGTATGGGTACAATGTAAAGCTTGTGAGAAATGTTTTGGAAAAGAAGAACCAATATATAAACCGACGAGATCTTCTACATATAAAGAAGTTTCTTTTCATACAAGTTTTTGTAGAGCTCTACGACACCATGAAATTGGGGCACAAGGAGTGTGCGACTATTCTTATCTTTATGTAGACGGGACACATACATCTGGGGTCCTAAGCAGAGACAATTTCCACATGAAATCTACTGCCGATGAAGAGCTTACTATCCCTATGGTGTTTGGTTGTAGTAACTTAATCATCGGTCGGTATGCAAGAGGCGTACAAGGTATGATTGGCCTTGGAAGTGGAGaactctctcttatttttcaactgaaaaattatattcaaaACATATTCTCCTACTGTTTGCCTCCAAGTACAGCTAAAACAAGCGGTAAACTTGTACCTGGACAAGAAGCAAAGATCTCCGGAAACGAAGTAGTTTCAACTGCACTTAGATTAGACGATGAATCTACCTTATACTTTGTTCAACTTGATGGTGTTACGGTTGAAAATAAGGAAAGAAACACGCTACCAAGTCCAATTGATATTGTTATAGATTCTGGAACAACGATGACATTTTTGCATTCAAGCATATACGATGATCTTGTAAAACATATCAAAGACGTGATTGGTATTAATCCAGTTGACAGTCCCCTAGAAGAATTTTCAACCTGTGCTACAAACAACAATCCCCTGATATTAACTTTCCTGATATTACATTTCATTTCAGAGGTGGTGCAGACGTCCgtttaa